Proteins encoded together in one Hydrogenobacter hydrogenophilus window:
- a CDS encoding DUF3536 domain-containing protein, whose amino-acid sequence MNTFVIHGHFYQPYRTNPYIGEIMLEDTAYPYDNWNERIYRECYLPNAYAHYLSEGEVKETVNNYSKMSFNMGWTLIDWIEKHHPEILKKIKEGSENAIATSFNHTILPLDPQEDKEIQIFWGIRAFEEFFGRKPNGFWLPELAVDKETLQILIKYGVKYIILAPHQVKTKGSFLRYYLQEGHMDIFVYDGELSQGVAFGELLSDAKHLLELLKSRKDLTLIAVDGETFGHHKKFGEMGLAYMFTQSSNFTTLEAFYREKIPKLSTDINFNTSWSCPHGIERWRSDCGCSSGGMEGWHQKWRKPLREGLEAVRSRIKEIVYNQLEEYFSDVPKAILGFIDVILGGSKDEYFAKYAKKKFSKEERIKALKLLNAVKYIQLSFSSDGWFFAEISGIETVNNLLFAKRAIDLVEDPISEKLLLRHLEYAPSNIQAYGNGLGVWKNLVLPRLYSPQDISKCALVLHLSELKNSTDSLGKWNFQVLQENTVRLVDTETEEEFLFEEQLKDFSASSLPSLYAKEVFEKWAMDYIKEESEFLKDYEFLLEDLVQHSKSLKFHTAQYIRERLTLFLKSQLLVLLKEDSPLEKIKDVLTKAEKLSLDVKDEHLARELSLYIKRSVLKASEEELLEVLEFVRNYNLSVSRYELYIDTWELQNIVWERRQDIKNRRVFELLNLSPSL is encoded by the coding sequence ATGAACACTTTTGTCATTCACGGACACTTTTACCAACCCTACAGGACCAACCCTTATATAGGGGAGATAATGCTTGAAGATACTGCCTATCCTTATGATAACTGGAACGAACGCATCTACAGAGAGTGCTATCTTCCCAACGCTTACGCTCATTATCTATCAGAGGGAGAGGTAAAAGAAACAGTAAACAACTACTCAAAGATGAGCTTTAATATGGGCTGGACGCTTATTGACTGGATAGAAAAGCATCACCCTGAGATTTTAAAGAAGATAAAAGAGGGTTCTGAAAACGCCATAGCCACATCTTTCAATCACACTATATTACCCTTAGATCCTCAGGAAGATAAGGAAATACAGATCTTCTGGGGTATAAGAGCCTTTGAAGAGTTCTTTGGCAGAAAACCCAACGGTTTTTGGCTTCCTGAGCTTGCAGTGGATAAAGAAACCTTGCAGATACTCATAAAATACGGAGTAAAGTACATTATCCTTGCACCCCATCAGGTAAAGACAAAGGGTAGCTTTTTAAGATACTACTTGCAGGAAGGTCATATGGACATATTTGTTTATGATGGAGAGCTCTCTCAGGGTGTAGCCTTTGGCGAGCTTTTAAGCGATGCAAAACACCTTCTTGAACTGCTAAAGTCAAGGAAAGACCTAACCCTCATAGCTGTAGATGGAGAGACCTTTGGACATCACAAAAAGTTTGGTGAGATGGGACTCGCTTATATGTTTACCCAATCTTCAAATTTCACCACTCTTGAAGCTTTCTATAGAGAAAAAATACCTAAACTCTCTACAGACATAAACTTCAACACATCTTGGAGCTGTCCACACGGCATAGAAAGATGGAGAAGCGATTGTGGGTGTAGTAGTGGAGGGATGGAGGGTTGGCATCAAAAGTGGAGGAAACCTCTTAGGGAAGGCTTAGAAGCTGTTCGCTCAAGGATAAAAGAGATAGTCTATAACCAACTGGAAGAGTATTTCTCCGATGTGCCCAAAGCCATTTTGGGATTCATTGATGTTATACTGGGTGGTTCAAAGGATGAATACTTTGCAAAATACGCAAAGAAAAAGTTCAGCAAAGAGGAAAGGATAAAGGCACTAAAGCTATTAAACGCTGTAAAATACATTCAGCTGTCTTTTTCTTCTGACGGTTGGTTCTTTGCGGAGATATCAGGTATTGAGACTGTTAACAACCTCCTCTTTGCCAAAAGAGCCATAGACTTGGTGGAAGATCCCATTTCAGAAAAATTGCTCCTGAGACATTTAGAGTATGCTCCCAGCAACATACAGGCTTACGGTAATGGGCTTGGTGTATGGAAAAACCTTGTACTTCCAAGGTTGTATTCTCCACAGGATATTTCCAAATGTGCCCTTGTACTGCACCTATCAGAACTGAAAAATTCTACCGATAGCTTAGGAAAGTGGAACTTTCAGGTACTACAGGAAAACACGGTTAGGCTTGTAGATACAGAAACTGAAGAAGAGTTCCTCTTTGAGGAGCAGTTAAAAGATTTCTCCGCCTCATCCCTACCTTCCCTCTACGCCAAGGAAGTTTTTGAAAAGTGGGCTATGGACTACATAAAGGAAGAAAGCGAGTTTCTAAAAGATTACGAGTTTCTTTTGGAGGACTTAGTTCAACACTCAAAGTCTCTAAAGTTTCACACCGCTCAGTACATAAGGGAAAGGCTCACGCTCTTTTTAAAGTCTCAACTGCTTGTCCTTCTAAAGGAAGATTCTCCCCTTGAGAAGATAAAGGATGTGCTCACTAAGGCAGAAAAACTTTCTCTGGATGTAAAGGACGAGCATTTGGCAAGGGAACTCAGTTTATACATAAAAAGATCAGTGCTTAAAGCTTCAGAAGAAGAACTCTTGGAGGTTCTTGAGTTTGTCAGAAATTACAACCTGTCTGTGAGCAGATACGAGCTTTACATAGACACATGGGAACTGCAAAATATAGTCTGGGAAAGAAGGCAGGATATAAAGAATAGGAGAGTATTTGAACTTTTGAACTTATCTCCTTCTCTTTGA